The DNA region CCCTCATACTCTCTCTATAAAGTCTAACATTCCCTTTCCCTTTGGAGTTACTCCAAAATCTATGCACTTGAGGTATGCTATATTTTTTCTGCACGCATTTATCACATGGCCCTATAAGAGAAATTAGAGCCATAAGGCAGGACCTCATTAATTTTCTTGAGTCCCCActtagaaatgtatttctttgtcCCTTCTTTAGATTTAATGGTAGAGGTAATGCTTTTAATCCAAGACTAACACCTGTACTTGGACTTTAACTCTGATCCCCTTCTGAGCCTCTGGGTCCTTCTCCTTCAGGTATGCTAATTACCCATTTTTAATCatcaatttccttcttttactcATTTGTaccaagaatataaatatattaaaatagttcccatatttaaaaatatctaactgACCCCATGTTTCACTGCAGCCACTGATTCTACATTGCCTTACTCTACTTGTCTCACAGCCACTTCTGAAAGTCTGACTTAACTATACTACTTCCCAAGCTTTTCTTACTCCTTATCCCTCAACATGCTGGCTTCTGCACCCAccattcctttccctttctgtttctaGTGACTTATAAAACCAGTATTAATTTTCCTTCTGATACTGTGATGCAAGAAACTCCCATTTCAGTCCTCATATTCTACATGATTGGATTCTGGACTCTACATAGCTAAGAAAAAGTTGGGAAGAGGACGTTATTATtcttgagccatcaggaaagtagTCCCTATATAAGTATATCTTTGGAAGGAGTCTGGGATTCTTCCTCAATAGGACCAGATCAGGAGGACTGGTGGTTTCTCTTAGTGATAGACTTTACTTCTGCATAGGGTGTAGGACAATAACTGTAAATAGGtaattaaaagtatttatattttatataagtaaCATAAAGGTATAAATAATCAATTCACATTGACCAAAGATCAGACTTAGCAGCATTATATTTGGCATTAGTATTAActtacatattaatacatataccaccctttccatttttttagaaacactggcagattttattttcttgggctccaaaatcactgcagacagtgactgcagccatgaaataaaagatgcttgctccttggaagaaaagctttgacaaacctagacagtgtgttaaaaagcagagacaacactttgccaacgaaagtctatatagtaaaagctatagttgttcccatagtcatgtatggatgtgagagttggaccataaggaagcctgagtgccgaagaattgatgcttttgaattgtggtgctggtgaagactcttgagagtccattggacagcaaggagatcaaacccattaatcctaaaggaaatcaatcctgaatgttcattggaaggactgatgctgaagctgaagctcatattttggccacctgattagaagagccattggaaaagaccctgatgctgggaaagattgaaggcaggaggagaagggaatgacagaggatgagatagttggatgacatcaccgacttaatggacaagagtttgagcaagctccaggagatagtgaagggcaagtgtggtgcagtccatggggtttcagagttgtATGCGActtagcaacggaacaacaaGATACCAGCTTTCCCACAAAACTGTGGCTATATTCTGTTTAGCACCATTGAAGGGAAGTGACAGCAATTGGAGTTTATAGCAAATTTAAGAAGGATCTTATATAAGCAAGGAGTTGATAAATTATGGTTTTCAGGCCAAGTGTAGCTTACCTGtctgtttttaagaaaacaaaattttattagaacacagctaTGCTAACCTACTTACAATCTGTGGGTGCTTTCATacatggcagagttgagtagttacaACAGAGACTGTACATATGACCTACTAAACCCAAAACCTTTGCTATCTggcactttaaagaaaaaaattatcttaccTTTACTGTATGCCACACTTAGGAGCTCAACAAAATTTACACTgagtctttatagaaccattggGTGTTCCAGATATCGAGTCTGAGAACATACACACCACTAAAACGATTactgcagagagagacagaggatcctgctcCTGAACAAGGGGACAATCGTCCTATCATATTTTAAGTGTTCACCTAATAATCCAGCTTATCTGCTTTGTTATAGTTTCCTACaatttgatgctgctgctgccaagtcacttcagtcgtgtccgactctgtgcgaccccatagacggcagcccaccaggctccaccgtccctgggattctccaggcaagaacactggagtgggttgccatttccttctccaatgaaggaaagtgaaaagtgaaagtgacgtcgctgagtcgtgtccgactccttgagatcccagggactacagccccctaggctcctccatccatgggattttccaggcaagagtactggagtggggtgccattgccttctccatcctacaATTTAATACACTCTAAAACACTGGAGATAGCTATTTTGATGGTTAATAATTATATCATAAATGTGTTACTTTCATTACCATTTTTTTCTTAGGTTCCAGTCCTTCCCTCTGGTATCACTTTATTTCTTGTAGAAATATTTGTTAGTAAGGAAATTCTTTGAGTAGGAAATCATGGGTAATATATTCCCTGAGCTTTtacatgtttgaaaatatttttagctttcccatatttaaaaatgtattttaatacatGTCCATAGTATATAGAGTAAGTTTTCTCCAATTCCTATTCCCCAACTACTTACTTATCCCTTTCTTAGATGCAAGGACCAATTACCATTTTACTTAAATGAACTTTCAGAGATAGTCTATGAGtatgctgctgcggctgctaagtcgcttcagtcgtgtctgactctgtgagaccccatagacagcagttcaccaggctcccccgtccctgggattctccaggcaagaacactggagtgggttgtcattttctcctccaatgcatgaaagtgaaaagtgaaagtgaagtcgcttagtcgtgtctgactcttcgcaatcccatggactgcagtctaccaggctcctctatccatgggattttccaggcaagagtactggagtggggtgccgttgccttttCTGAGTCTATGAGTATAgccacatgtatatatgtaagaTTTTCATAAAAAAGATAGCAGAGTCTGCACCCCATTTTGtaacttactttttaatattatttattatttattttgaagatcACTCGATATTGGTATATACAGAGCTGCctcacttttccttctttttctttttgaacatgtagtttatgagatcttagttccctgaccagggactgaacccatgtcccggcagtgaaagcccagaatcataaccactggactgccaaggaattccccagAGCTGCCTCAATTTTAAATGGCTGTCTAGTCATCGTCATATGAAAATACAATTCATTTAACATGTACTTTACAGATGGCAATAGTCaacatctgttcattcattctctAAGTATCCATTGAGCATCTATTATGGCCAAAGTGCTTCTAGGTGCTTGGGAAGACATTAATGAAAAAACAGAGTTCCCTGTCTGTATAGAGAAATGTTTTGATGGTTatgcttataattttctttgcatGCTTGTGAGGATATTTGTAAGATTAATtctctaaatgtccattgacagataaatggataaagaagatatggtgtgtgtgtattttatatatatatatagatatagatataatggaatattactcagccacaaaaataatgccatttgtagctaCCATGGAtatatcatactgagtgaagtattAATAAGtcagtaagagaaagacaaagacattatataatatcacttctatgtagaatctaaaatatgacacaaattaatttatctagaaaacagaaacagactcacagacacagaaaacaaacctgtGGTTGCCCAGGGGAAGGGGGCATGGGGGACAATTCGATTGGGAGTTTTGTACTAGCAGATTcaatatatagaatggataaacaataaagtgctattgtatagcacagggaatatatatatttgttgtttttgttcagtcacccagtcatgtccgactctttgtgacccccatggactacagcacatcaggcctccctgtccctcaccatctcctggagtttgcccaagttcatgttcattgcatcagtgatgccatccagctatctcatcctctgatgccctcttctccttctaccctcaatcttttccagcatcagggacttttccaatgagtctgtttgcatcagatgaccaaaatactgaaggttcagcttcagcatcaatcctttcagtgagtattctgggttgatttcccttaagattgactattttgattttcttgctgtccaaggaacttacaggagtcttctccagcaccacagttcaaaggcatcaactctttggtgttctgccttttTTACGGTCTAGCTCTCACAACCAATCATGACCACcaggaagaccacagccttgacacacacatgcacatatatgcacatgCTCATACATGCACATGCTCATACATGCACATACtcatccctagtggctcagacagtaaagaatctgccttcaatgtgggagacccagattcaattcctgggtcaggaagatcctctggagaaggaaatggcaagctactccagtattcctgcctggagaattccatggacataggagcctggtgggctacaatccatagggttgcaaagaattggatacgactgagcaattaacatatatatatatatatataaaactgaatcactttcttatacatcagaaactaacaacattgcaagtcaactatacttcaattaaatttttttaaattaaaatccttCCACATTTTAATAGTTTAATTATTTGTCTTTAATTCATGTGGAATTTATTTGGGTGTAAGACAGGAATCCAGGTTCATTTTTAACAGAAAGCTACCAGTTAGTCTATATCATATAATGAATAATCCATCTTTAACCTATTGATCTGAATTAGCATCTTTCCAATATTCTAAATTGCCTGTATATCTTTGGGTATGTTTATGGGCTATCTATTCAATATATTCATTCACTAGTGCTACACAATTGGAATTATTGGatcctttcatttttatattctgcaGAACTTTTCCCTTTATTACACTTAGAGTtttctattcttgtttttttaacttttcctttgaattctagaaacaaataatCTAATTCTAAAAGAagcttgtttatatttttattaacacCATGCTCCATCCATAAGCTTTTAAGAGAGTTATTAGATCTTCACTATATTGAGTTCTACCACTCAATAATATGATATGCTTGTTCATTGTTTTAATCTTCTTTGAGTCCCTTGATAGAATCTTAAGCTTTTCTTCCATGAGCTTTTGAACACTTTAAATTTATTCCTgggtgttttatctttttttgttccTACTGTGATGTTAATTTCTGCCATTATGTTTTCTAATTAGTTGTTTAGAGATAAGCAAGGATattgatttctgtttattaattttatatctagtTACTTTACTCTTAACAGTTTTCTGTATAAATCTCCTAGATTTTCCAGATAAACAATCACATCCTTTGCAAAACCCTAAAATTATCCTCTTCTTTCaagtttttattcttaatttcttgTCAAATTGCATTCTCTTAATAGATCCTGGAGTATTccatgaatatttaatattatatgcaTTTTCACAATAGTGGCTATCAAGGGCTCCTTTTCCTGATTCAGGGAAATGTTCTTAGTGTTATCTCAGTAAGTGTGATATCTGCTTTAGagagaaatacataaaacatatatatttttaattcatatatatattcatatacatacattttaaagaactttACTCATATTaaggagactttattttcttgggctccaaaatcactgcagatggtgactgcagccatgaaattaaaagacacttgctccttggaagaaaagctatgaccaacctagacagattattcaaaagcagagacatcactttgtcgataaaggtccgtctagtcaaagctacggtttttccagtagtcatgtatggatgtgagagttggactataaagaaagttgagtggggaagaattgatgcttttgaactatggtgttggagaagactcttgagagtctcttggactgcaaggagatcaaaccagttaatcctaaaggaaatcagtccttaatattcattggaaggactgatgctgaagctgaagctccaatactttggccacctgatgtgaagatctggctaattagaaaagaccctgatgctgggaaagattgaaggcgggaggagaaggggatgacagaggatgagatagttggatggcatcactgactcgatggacgtaagtttgagcaagctccgggagatggtgaaggacagggaaggctgacgtgccacagtccatggggttgcaaagagtcagacatgactgagtgtgagCAACAACAAGAGAGCAAATAGAATTGAGAAGCTATGTTGGGAAAATTTAGGTAGAATtagctagagtcggacacgactgagcgacttcactttcaattttcacttccatgcattggagaaggaaatggcaacccactccagtcttcttgcctggagaatcccagggatggtggagcctggtgggctgccatctctggggtcgcacagagtcagacacgactgaagggacttagcagcagcagcagcggctatTGGTATTGGGCAGATGAGTCTGTTTCTCAGATGTAAACTTGTGAATCAAATTATAGTTTGGGGGAATCTTAAGATCATAGGTGGTAATTTAATTAAGTAAATGAGAATATCCTTCACAATTTCTTCCCTATTCTTACATAAATCAGGGGAATAATTCAGAAGTTATGCTTCAGATCTTATTTACACAACCTCTTCCTAACTCTAGTTGCAAACTTGCTATTGAGAAATCATACAAATAGGTTATTTAGCTCTTGACATTGGTTTACCTTGGATGTCTCTTCTTTgttcctcatttattttgtatctgGTCCTACCTCCCTGAGCCAAACGAGGGTCAGACTCTTATAATATACTTGCTTGGAAGGGACAAGAGAAATTCTACATGActtaaatgaaatgtaaaaaagcacacaagaaaactagaagaaaaattcAGGACACTGATAATAAGGACTTCTTaaccttaaaagcagagaaaattacACAAAAGGAAAGTTATTTGACTAtataacacaaataaaaataaaaacataacagTAAAACAATACACTTTGAAAGGGTTTGAAGTGAGTTATTGCAAAAATTAACATCCTTCTTATTTAAACACatcattcaaataaaaataatactgtaaaTGCAGTAAGAAACTAAGAAAATGGCATGCTAATAATAAAAGATGAGATACTGATGTTTAATGTTTGAGAAATGTTGAATATTATTtgtgatgaaaaataaatgcaaacacaAGAAAGAATTAACATCTTATACCTATCAAATtggtaaatattaaaatgattgtCAACTCTGGCATATATATATTGCTAAACCCTCTAATATATTGCTGGCTGGACTATAAAttagtataaatatttatgcaagcAAATTGGTAATATAAATCAAGATCATACTTATAGCAAAAGGGCAGGAGAGGGAGTGAGAATGACAAGATAAGGGATGACAGTTTGagtataaaactttttttaactaACACAATTCATAATGTATATATGGGAAGCTGGTAGGGCAGTCCACCAGAGATTTTGCTGCGTGACAGTCTGTAGTAGGAATTGAGAATAAAGAAGTAGGTAGCAAGCACACCTGGAAGCTTGTGCCAATGACTGCTTCAGTCTCCTAAGGGAGGGGAGACTGATAGATGAGTGAGTCCTTGAACCCATCTCTCAAAGATGCAAATGAGGACGGGAATGGTTGCAAGATGCAGATGCTATACCGTTGATGTCCCTTTAAGTGACTGCATATCCTTTACTAGGGTTTGGTCTGGGGAAGGATACCCTTCTCATTATACCCATAACCTATATCTAAATAGGTCCATTTTGGAGAGGTACTCTTAAAAACATATAAGGGGCAGGGCACAATGGTGTTATTATTAACTCTTCCTTTATTTAaagagtcactaagttgtgttaaTTCTACCTCCTATGTTGAAATTAGATCACTTAAGGGATAACTGTATGTTCTACATGAGGTGCAGAACTGGCTGTACTCTGTACAAAAACCACTTTTTCTTGACAAAATCTGATGACGTCAATTTGTAGAACTGACCCAAAAGGTAATTACTATGGATATATAATCATTATATTTTAGAAGTATacttcgatatatggcaaaaccaatacaatgttgtaaagttaaaaataaaattaaattaaaaaattaatttttcctgaaaatatgatttataaaatatttacatcttttgaagtatttttcttatttactcaCTACACACTCCCCTACTAATTTTGtagaatttattatatatttaagattaaaagttcatggtaaaaataaaaaaaaaacaaaccaacaatattttttcaattttaagaaattaagaaaatgccaaaggaaaaaaaaaccttacttTTGTTTAATGCTTATGAGGGTAAATACAATGATGCATGTTAAGTATTTCATTTAAGGAGTGACAGAAGTCAGTCCATCCACTGGGTTGTTAGCTTACTGTCTCCTCACCCATGAATCTTTTGTGacaagaaattaatttatttgactgaATATGTGTCAAAGAAATGATGGACAGTGAGTTCAGGAGGGTTTGGCTGATTGGGATTGTCAGACACCAAGTGAATTAACTGACTTGATGTTCTTGGGGTTGAATGAAAACATTGTTTTGAGACAGCATAGACATTCTCTAGGTTATGTCcaaggagatctctagtctagtTGCCAGACAGCCAGATTCCATTCCAGATACTCAAAATGTTACCACCAGCACACTTGAAacagttatttttcctttgattggATTAGGGCAGATTCCTGTCCTAGTTGCTTTCTGGCAACTTGAAAGTTAGTAACTCAAACTAGGCACATCAATTTTTTGGGGTTCCCCCAGGTAAGGTGGATGAAGCAACCCTCATTCAGTACAATCTTCAATCAGTAGCTTGTTTTCTCTCACTCTGAAATGCCTTTCACcctcccatctttttttttttctttcttttttaatgcttagAATGCCATACTATTAACACTttgatggggaacacgtgtacacccatggcagatgcatgttgatgtatggcaaaaccaatacaatattgtaaagtaaaaataataataataataataaatttaaaaaaggcaaacaaaTTTGGACTCTTGTCTACATTATTCCATCACAATGCTTATTTCTCAGGCTTCACTTTATTTTCCTatcaaatacaataaaataagcaATCACACACTTAGAGCTCTATTACCCACACACAAGAGGTTATATtcatcaaatggcaaatttctaAAGTGACCAAGTTAGCCATTAATGCTGTACAGTCCCTGACTATGCTTTTTCATTGTCTTCAAACCAAAGATAACATGAATCCCCCACATACAGAGGGGCACATTTATTGCTTCAACACTCTATGCAGGGCTATCTTCACCTCCTAGTTCTTGAGGCTGTAGATGAGGGGGTTTAACAAGGACGTGATCACACTGTACTGAATGGAGACCACTTGCTCCAACATGGAGTCCGAGAGAGGGGCCATGTACCTAAATAAGGCTGTCCCATAGAATAAAAGCATCCCAGTGAGGTGGAAGGAACATGTAGAGAAGGCTTTGCCTTGACCCCCAGCAGAAGGGATGCTTATGATGGCAGAGATCATTCtagaataagagaaaagaatcagggGAAATGTCACAAATCCTAACAATGCACATGGCCCAGCAAGAAGGGCCTCATTGGCAGTAGGATCAGGGCAAGACAGAGGGAAGAGTGAAGGCAGCTCACAGCAGAAGTGAGGGATGACACTGGGGCCACAGAAACTAAGTTGTACGTGAAAAGACTGTCTGGCAGCGAGTTTAGGAACCCCACTGCCCAAGCTGCAGTCAGCTTCCCAACACACAGAGGCCTGTTCACAATCACACTGTATAGCAGAGGGCAGCAGACGGCagcatagcggtcataggccatggcagagagcaggcaggcctCTGTGCTCCCAGAGAGTATGCGGAAGAAACTCGGGGCCATGCAGCCCCACACAGAGATAGTTTTCTTTTGAGTTAACAAGTTCTCCAGCATCTTGGGCATGGTTATTGAAGAAAGGGAGAGATCCAGAAATGACGGGTGACCTAGGAAGAAGGACATGGGTGTCTTAAGGTGAGAATCAGTTCTGATCACCAGGATCATCACCAGATTCCCCATCACAGGCAGGAGGTATATCACCAGGAACAATGCAAAAAGCATGTTCAGGATCTGGGGATTTctggaaaataacatgaaaacaaATTCAGTAATGATGGTGAGATTTTTCATGATTAGAGATGccctaaaaagaaatataatgcagTTGAGTCATTCCAGGTGAATAGGACTGCCTCCCCTGTGAAAAATGTAACTTAACAGCTTAAAGgtataaataaaaactatgaagTCAAGGAGTTTCCCTCTTTGTCACACTCGGCACCCCCCATCACTACTTCAACTCTGGAGGCATGCAGCCTTCCAAAGTTCACCCCCCATAAttgcttctttaatttttaatactcatttactcaggaaatatttaataagcatCCAAGTACTGGGCACTCTACCAGATCCCAAGGATAGAAAGTTGCACGTGGCATGATTGCTGCccttaaagaaatataatttaataggGGCAGACAGACACgtaaagaagcaaaataaaggCTATAATAACATAATGCACAGGATACAGTGCTGGTACAAATGTGAATCAATCATCTCTAGATAACATGGCAAACCTTCAAAGAAGAGGTAAAAATGCTTAAGCCTGACTGAAATTTACTCCACTATGGAGATAAAATGGAAGatggcattccaggcagaggaaatgaTGTGATCAAATACAAGGAGACATGTGCTGATAGTACATCTCTGAGGAACTTCATCAGCTTCGTTTGGGTGGGTACAGGGTGATGTCAGGAGGAATGTAATACCAATATGTGggtcatgtgatcagattggtagTTTAGAAATATTCACCCAGTGGACATGTGGAAGATGAACGATGGAGCGTATAGTCAGGGCAATTAGCTCATCTATTCAGTACACACGTACTAAGTaccttctatgtgccaggcatgctTCTAGACCTAGGGTGCATCATTAAACACATCAGAGTTTACATTCCAGTCAGGTGAAACAGATAAGAAATAATAGGtgtaataataaataagtataatGTGTTAGAAGATGCTATGTGCTGTTTAAAATTATAGATCAGGGAAAGGGAGATTGTTAATGGAATAGAGGAAGGCAGTGAGGTTTACAATTTAAAATAGAGTAGTCAGGGAAGGACTGAGACAGTGTCACTTGAACAAAAATTTGAAGGAAGTGAGGTTGTAATCCATAGGAACATCTGTTGAAGGAGAATTGGGAGAGCATTGCACCAGCCCTGGCTAGAGATGATAAGGGGTTAACAGAGGCTGCAGCAATGAGGGCAAATGAGAGGAGACATATTCGAAAGAcatcactgtgctgtgcttagtcgttcagtcgagtccaactctttgagaccccgtggagtgtagcccgccaggctcctctgtccatggggattctccaggcaagaatgctggagtgggttgccatgccctcctccaggggatcttcccaacccagggatcgaacccaggtctctcgcattgcaggcagattctttaccagccaagctacCCAGAAAGCCCGAAAGATATCATTAACTGTATTCAAAACGATTTCAAgtattccctggtgatccagtggttaggacttggtactttcactttcagggcccaggtttgatccttggcacagccaaaaaaacccccccaaaaacaaataaaaaagaatttcatcatcaattcaatgataggataaaagaataataataaaaaaaagattctcaGGTTTCTATCTTTGGTGACTGAGGGGTCTCATTTATTAAAATAGGTGACCCAGGAAAAGCAGCATGTTTGAGGGAAAGAGGATACTCAGTTTTGAGTATGTTGTGTTTGATGAGCCTGTGAGACAGTGATGAGACATTCAGGAGGCACTTAGAGCTAGAGTCCTGAAGTTCAGGAAAATTATTTGGGCTGAATATATGAGTAAAAGAATCATTAACAAACTTAGCCACTGAGAGCCCAATCATAAGAGAAGATGCACCCTAGGACAGAGTTTCATATAACAGAAATTTAATGAAATTAGAGGAAGAGAAACTCACAAAGTGTCCCTGAGCTTATTCAGCATGGTCAATCATGGATCTCTCTGCTCCGAAGTGTCCATTGGAGGTCATGGAGCCCAGTGCCCTCTGTTTataggtgaggagactgaggcccaaagaTGAGAAGTGACCTATATAGCCTCTTCCTCCAGCTCCACCACTCAGCAACCACGCCCCTGTGCCCCCCACCGGGCCCCACATCAttcctgcttctctttctctgcctatCCTGCCAAGAGCCTTCACATCTTAGTTCAAAGGTCATTGATGTCAGGAGCTGCGTAAGGcgttactgacaaaatggaggcacggccccaacccCATCTCCTCATCTTGCAGGCACGGCCCTGGGATGAAgaagttaggccttgtgattctgacttgttctttcctttcttcggttgagttggctggaaagaatgttaaggtgcttgagagaagcatgaaaaagcacaaagccttctacagttgtgcccagaaaataatctataaaataaccattgacatttgttcaaggatct from Bos mutus isolate GX-2022 chromosome 5, NWIPB_WYAK_1.1, whole genome shotgun sequence includes:
- the LOC102267067 gene encoding LOW QUALITY PROTEIN: olfactory receptor 8S1-like (The sequence of the model RefSeq protein was modified relative to this genomic sequence to represent the inferred CDS: inserted 1 base in 1 codon); the encoded protein is MKNLTIITEFVFMLFSRNPQILNMLFALFLVIYLLPVMGNLVMILVIRTDSHLKTPMSFFLGHPSFLDLSLSSITMPKMLENLLTQKKTISVWGCMAPSFFRILSGSTEACLLSAMAYDRYAAVCCPLLYSVIVNRPLCVGKLTAAWAVGFLNSLPDSLFTYNLXFCGPSVIPHFCCELPSLFPLSCPDPTANEALLAGPCALLGFVTFPLILFSYSRMISAIISIPSAGGQGKAFSTCSFHLTGMLLFYGTALFRYMAPLSDSMLEQVVSIQYSVITSLLNPLIYSLKN